A window of the Lysinibacillus irui genome harbors these coding sequences:
- a CDS encoding HIT family protein, which produces MEDCFICNKHAGNIEAAGVMIYEDKYVYVGHIDSNGQPNYLGHIMIDLKRHVPTLAEMTVEEAQAFGIIMARVSKALKESENAEHIYALVSGNSVPHLHLHLVARYANTPKECWGPMEVYNWKEAPMGDNNEVIDLCNRLKTHLENNQYE; this is translated from the coding sequence TTGGAAGACTGTTTTATTTGCAATAAACATGCTGGCAATATTGAGGCTGCTGGCGTGATGATTTATGAAGACAAGTATGTTTATGTGGGTCATATTGATAGCAACGGTCAACCGAACTATTTAGGGCATATTATGATTGACTTAAAAAGACATGTACCGACCCTTGCTGAAATGACTGTTGAGGAAGCGCAGGCATTTGGAATCATCATGGCTAGAGTCAGCAAAGCACTAAAGGAGTCAGAAAACGCTGAACATATTTATGCACTTGTTTCAGGGAATTCGGTTCCGCATCTCCATTTGCACCTAGTGGCTCGCTATGCTAATACACCAAAAGAATGTTGGGGTCCTATGGAGGTCTACAATTGGAAAGAGGCTCCTATGGGAGATAATAATGAGGTTATCGATCTATGTAATCGTTTAAAAACACACCTAGAGAATAACCAATATGAATAA
- a CDS encoding acyltransferase family protein — MSGKSLNHRYIPGLDGIRALAVLAVIAYHFNFSWARGGFLGVDIFFVLSGYLITSTILPLKGNQLTVSLKKFWIGRFRRLLPAAYVMIVSSFVWTMLFHKELLHTLRGDALSSIFYSSNWWFIFHKLSYFDSFGSPSPLKNLWSLAIEEQFYLIWPLLLMIGLYIVQKQSQLAKVVFLGAICSALVMAILYQPGADPSRVYYGTDTRCFELLIGCWLALVWPMKRLSSQKLSTKHVKKLNSMSFIALTIFLVSIVYVDEYQSFLYRGGMFLFCLNAAILIACVCHPVSILGKILAWKPLCWIGSRSYGIYLWHYPVMVLGTPIHEIGNPSYWRVAWQIVLIIMIAELSYRFIEMPIRKEGFKDYYRKYLVFNKNKWESISLSRKISTVMVPLFLLVFFTGMTGVVGEGQESTSSSYPTTIKINGDEPTANLNEHDKQPETDEATTSKEKEVEDVQQTETPKQDENDVHAVPEKKEFYSGILAIGDSLMIDIAPTLHTIYPTITIDGKIGRQVSQAVKLAPNYASFNQPNNAVILQLGTNGYFTNDQMDTLLNAFSNADIYLVNTRVPRSWEAKVNEALLQKAQEHEHITLIDWHAAALNHPEYFAPDGVHLEKKGVEVLTNLIQQSLQKQN, encoded by the coding sequence ATGTCAGGCAAGTCATTAAATCATCGTTATATTCCTGGACTAGACGGGATTCGAGCATTAGCTGTATTAGCAGTTATTGCTTACCATTTTAACTTCAGTTGGGCTAGAGGGGGATTTTTAGGAGTAGATATCTTTTTTGTATTATCAGGCTATTTAATCACCTCTACCATTTTACCTTTAAAGGGCAATCAATTAACAGTCAGCCTCAAAAAATTTTGGATCGGACGGTTTAGACGATTACTACCAGCTGCCTACGTTATGATTGTTTCATCATTTGTTTGGACAATGCTCTTTCATAAAGAGCTCCTCCATACATTAAGAGGAGATGCACTGTCTTCTATTTTTTATTCAAGTAATTGGTGGTTCATTTTTCATAAGCTTTCTTATTTTGATAGTTTCGGATCTCCGTCACCTTTAAAAAACTTATGGTCCTTAGCCATTGAAGAACAGTTTTATCTAATTTGGCCGTTGCTCTTAATGATTGGGCTTTATATTGTCCAAAAACAAAGTCAGCTAGCAAAGGTCGTCTTTCTTGGGGCCATTTGTTCAGCATTAGTCATGGCGATCCTTTATCAGCCAGGTGCTGATCCTAGTCGTGTCTATTATGGAACGGATACTCGCTGCTTTGAGTTATTAATTGGCTGTTGGCTAGCCCTTGTTTGGCCAATGAAAAGGCTATCTTCTCAAAAATTATCGACAAAACATGTGAAGAAATTAAATAGTATGAGTTTTATTGCACTTACTATTTTTTTAGTCAGTATAGTATATGTGGATGAATATCAATCCTTTCTTTATAGAGGGGGAATGTTCTTATTTTGCTTGAATGCGGCGATATTAATTGCATGTGTTTGTCACCCAGTGAGTATTTTAGGAAAAATACTAGCCTGGAAGCCACTTTGTTGGATTGGATCTCGATCCTACGGGATTTATCTATGGCATTATCCTGTTATGGTGTTGGGGACACCTATTCATGAAATCGGTAATCCCTCCTATTGGCGAGTTGCATGGCAGATTGTCCTCATCATTATGATTGCAGAGTTATCGTATCGCTTCATTGAGATGCCTATTCGTAAAGAGGGGTTCAAAGACTATTATCGAAAATACCTTGTCTTTAATAAAAATAAATGGGAAAGTATTTCACTATCACGAAAAATTTCAACCGTCATGGTACCACTTTTCCTTCTTGTATTTTTTACAGGAATGACGGGCGTTGTAGGGGAAGGGCAGGAAAGCACATCTAGTTCCTATCCAACAACCATTAAAATTAATGGAGATGAACCTACAGCCAATCTAAATGAGCATGACAAACAACCAGAGACAGACGAAGCTACCACTAGTAAGGAAAAGGAAGTCGAGGATGTTCAGCAAACAGAAACGCCAAAGCAAGATGAAAATGACGTCCATGCAGTGCCTGAAAAGAAAGAATTTTATAGTGGCATATTAGCAATTGGTGATTCGCTTATGATTGATATTGCACCGACCTTACATACTATTTACCCAACTATTACGATCGATGGAAAAATAGGTCGCCAAGTTTCACAAGCTGTTAAACTAGCACCAAATTATGCAAGTTTTAATCAACCTAATAATGCAGTGATTCTTCAGTTAGGGACGAATGGTTATTTTACGAATGACCAAATGGACACACTCCTTAACGCATTTTCGAATGCGGATATTTATTTAGTAAATACACGGGTGCCTCGTTCATGGGAGGCTAAAGTGAATGAAGCTTTACTCCAAAAAGCACAGGAGCATGAGCATATTACACTAATTGACTGGCATGCAGCAGCACTCAATCATCCAGAATACTTTGCCCCAGATGGCGTTCATTTAGAGAAAAAAGGGGTAGAAGTTTTAACAAACCTGATTCAACAATCCCTACAAAAGCAAAACTAA
- the spoIIP gene encoding stage II sporulation protein P: MTLLKKLQWSFGILLFFFVLPVIAGQLPFNKQASTPIKQPEDKQVVFAATNLAEQSVLEQTKEPEADQAPDPGPDPFKVLVLFTHSHEAYEPMVKAVSGKVATSHETVNIMSLKDKIVNHFNVNGLKTDVLDVDIMKKLQAEGKGYHESYNVMRPYLSKHLETNNYDLILDLHRDSLKHDLTTISYNGENYAKIAIVVGAEHANFRWNTAYAESLSSTLNAIVPKISKGVISKSGDGVDGRYNQDLAKQMMIIEIGGIGNTEEEINRTIAVIGKAISKAFVNDSKK, encoded by the coding sequence GTGACTTTGCTAAAAAAACTACAATGGTCATTTGGTATATTATTGTTCTTTTTCGTATTACCTGTCATTGCTGGGCAACTTCCGTTCAACAAGCAAGCATCGACTCCGATTAAACAACCAGAAGATAAGCAGGTCGTGTTTGCCGCTACCAATTTAGCTGAACAAAGTGTGTTGGAACAAACGAAAGAACCTGAAGCAGATCAAGCCCCGGATCCGGGACCTGACCCATTTAAAGTGTTAGTGTTATTTACTCATTCCCATGAAGCCTATGAACCAATGGTAAAGGCAGTGAGCGGTAAGGTAGCGACTTCTCATGAAACGGTTAATATTATGAGCTTGAAAGATAAGATTGTGAATCATTTTAATGTAAATGGCTTGAAGACAGATGTTCTTGATGTAGATATTATGAAGAAATTACAAGCAGAAGGTAAGGGATATCACGAATCTTATAATGTGATGAGACCTTATTTAAGTAAGCATTTAGAAACAAATAATTATGATTTAATACTGGATCTACATCGTGACTCATTAAAACATGATCTTACAACAATTTCGTATAACGGGGAAAACTATGCGAAAATCGCAATCGTTGTTGGAGCTGAACATGCCAACTTCCGCTGGAATACAGCCTATGCGGAAAGTTTATCTTCCACATTAAACGCGATTGTCCCTAAAATTTCTAAGGGTGTTATTTCCAAAAGCGGTGACGGTGTCGATGGACGTTACAATCAGGATTTAGCGAAGCAAATGATGATTATTGAGATAGGTGGAATTGGCAATACAGAAGAAGAGATCAATCGTACGATTGCTGTAATTGGGAAGGCTATATCAAAAGCATTTGTAAATGATTCAAAAAAATAA
- the gpr gene encoding GPR endopeptidase, with translation MENFNWQRTDLIDESEEVVVHQTKEQKEKLEQSSGIQIVDRNAGRVKITDVLVDAEGEKQIGKKEGQYITLSVPTLTLEDQDGFTQLEQELLVNFKKLHESLSWQEDDKILIVGLGNRTITPDAIGPYLIDHLHSLDVIDEKFVMYAPGVTGQTGYETGEFVAAIAERLQPKLIIVVDALATRASNRLCKTIQLTNTGIHPGSGVGNQRQEISYEMLGIPVTAIGIPTVVDAPVLIADAVETMLRSIAARVAERSKPSSKLSLSSWQPDISKDLDMTLVQPIFGEWATWTKEERQQLFEETFAGSHTQLMVTPKEADYWIDRYARLVASMLMNWASEI, from the coding sequence ATGGAAAATTTTAATTGGCAACGAACAGATTTAATCGATGAATCAGAAGAGGTAGTTGTCCATCAGACAAAAGAACAAAAAGAAAAATTGGAACAATCAAGTGGCATTCAAATAGTAGATCGGAATGCTGGTCGAGTGAAAATTACAGACGTTCTTGTAGATGCTGAAGGGGAAAAGCAAATTGGTAAAAAAGAAGGACAGTATATTACACTTTCTGTCCCGACCCTAACATTAGAAGATCAAGATGGATTTACACAACTAGAACAAGAGCTATTGGTGAATTTTAAGAAATTGCATGAATCCCTTTCCTGGCAAGAAGACGATAAAATTCTAATTGTCGGCTTGGGGAATCGCACAATTACACCCGATGCGATTGGTCCGTATTTGATTGATCATCTGCATAGTTTAGATGTGATTGATGAAAAATTTGTGATGTATGCGCCTGGTGTAACAGGACAAACAGGCTATGAAACAGGTGAGTTCGTGGCTGCCATTGCTGAACGTCTACAACCAAAATTAATCATTGTCGTGGACGCACTTGCTACGAGAGCGAGTAATCGACTATGTAAAACCATTCAACTAACAAATACAGGTATACATCCAGGATCAGGGGTAGGGAATCAACGTCAGGAAATCTCCTATGAGATGCTGGGTATTCCAGTAACTGCAATTGGCATCCCGACTGTAGTTGATGCACCAGTTTTAATTGCAGATGCAGTAGAAACAATGCTTCGTTCGATAGCTGCTCGAGTGGCTGAACGAAGTAAACCATCATCAAAGCTTTCTTTATCCTCTTGGCAACCAGACATCAGTAAGGACCTAGATATGACGTTAGTTCAACCTATTTTCGGTGAATGGGCGACATGGACGAAAGAGGAACGTCAACAGCTTTTTGAAGAAACCTTCGCAGGCTCCCATACACAATTGATGGTAACGCCTAAAGAAGCAGACTATTGGATTGATCGCTATGCAAGATTAGTGGCTTCTATGCTAATGAATTGGGCAAGTGAAATATAA
- the rpsT gene encoding 30S ribosomal protein S20, whose amino-acid sequence MPNIKSAIKRVKVNEKANIANSQAKSAMRTTVKKAENAVAANAENTQELLQAAFKSLDKAASKGLIHKNAAARKKSRLAKKA is encoded by the coding sequence ATGCCAAACATTAAATCTGCGATTAAACGCGTAAAAGTTAACGAAAAAGCTAACATTGCTAATTCTCAAGCTAAATCTGCAATGCGTACTACAGTGAAAAAAGCTGAAAACGCTGTTGCTGCTAACGCTGAAAACACACAAGAACTTTTACAAGCAGCTTTCAAATCTTTAGACAAAGCAGCTTCAAAAGGACTTATCCACAAAAACGCGGCGGCTCGTAAAAAGTCTCGCCTTGCTAAAAAAGCGTAA
- the holA gene encoding DNA polymerase III subunit delta yields the protein MISTVWNTIKKGELAPVYLLVGEESYFIDETIKRLKKAMGPEEELEMTTFDLDEMPVDAVMDEADTIPFFSERKLIIAKNASFLKATEKGKEKIDHDVKRLETWLSNPSDFSVTVFIAPYEKLDERKKVTKMMKEHALLVQAETPKEQDLAVWIQGIVKAQGNSITQDAIELLMTMMVGANMLQLQMEIDKLTLYLGEGGEITSTLVEDLVAKTLEQDAFKMLNAYLANDSVGALSIYHDLLRQKQEPIMLVGLLASNVRTMSNVFYLLKKGYHPQQIAKNLKIHPYRVKLMVEQRNRPSEESLLRALYQLAEVDLQLKSTSGNRERFLELFLLRQL from the coding sequence ATGATTTCAACGGTTTGGAATACAATAAAAAAAGGTGAGCTGGCACCAGTATATTTACTTGTTGGTGAAGAAAGCTATTTTATAGATGAGACCATCAAGCGTTTAAAAAAAGCGATGGGCCCAGAAGAAGAGCTAGAAATGACAACATTTGATTTGGATGAAATGCCAGTAGATGCTGTCATGGATGAAGCAGATACAATTCCTTTCTTCTCAGAACGAAAATTGATTATTGCTAAAAATGCCTCTTTTTTAAAGGCAACCGAAAAAGGGAAGGAAAAAATCGATCATGATGTGAAGCGTTTAGAAACGTGGTTATCGAATCCATCCGATTTTTCAGTAACTGTATTTATTGCCCCATATGAAAAATTAGATGAACGTAAAAAAGTAACCAAAATGATGAAAGAGCATGCGTTACTTGTGCAAGCAGAAACACCAAAGGAACAGGACTTAGCGGTGTGGATTCAAGGCATTGTGAAAGCACAGGGCAATAGCATTACACAAGATGCAATTGAACTGCTTATGACGATGATGGTTGGAGCGAACATGCTACAATTACAAATGGAAATTGATAAGCTAACCCTTTATTTAGGTGAGGGTGGTGAAATTACATCTACTTTAGTGGAGGATTTAGTGGCCAAAACATTGGAGCAAGATGCTTTTAAAATGCTCAATGCTTATTTGGCGAATGATTCTGTCGGAGCCTTGTCTATCTATCATGATTTATTACGACAAAAACAAGAACCTATTATGTTAGTTGGGTTACTCGCATCCAATGTTCGTACAATGTCGAATGTTTTTTATTTGTTGAAGAAAGGATATCATCCGCAACAAATTGCTAAAAATTTAAAAATACATCCGTATCGTGTCAAATTAATGGTTGAGCAGCGGAATCGACCGTCAGAAGAAAGTTTGTTAAGAGCCTTATATCAGTTAGCAGAGGTTGATTTACAACTGAAATCGACAAGCGGTAACCGAGAACGCTTTTTAGAGCTTTTCTTATTACGTCAACTTTAA
- a CDS encoding YqzM family protein yields the protein MNPFEGKNIQCRRNDAIDSGVGFGVSFGVFTIMFIIATIVEFVSQ from the coding sequence ATGAATCCATTTGAAGGAAAAAACATACAATGTCGACGTAACGATGCCATCGATTCTGGTGTTGGTTTCGGTGTATCATTTGGCGTTTTCACAATTATGTTTATTATTGCAACTATAGTAGAATTTGTATCACAGTAA
- a CDS encoding DNA internalization-related competence protein ComEC/Rec2 — MLILLLALWLIIKDESRFLATLVMACGLLSYFFLSIYHLSEPSPLPSTFPLTWSNDYKINGQTLRGFATTTDGQKLYVVYTFSSEQEKKLYENTSLTGVTYLAKGELVEPSPAAHTYAFSMSDYLTSKGAIGIVEITNWSYVEKQTSFVTFLAERRYSIEKHIERTFPKSLVVEAQALLIGEKDQMDDELQRAYQKLGITHLFAISGLHVALMSWLFFEGLLRIGVRKELATVVLLILLPVYGVIAGGAPSVWRAVSVVELMMILRMIKLDLPMDDALAFSFIGFVLLEPGVIFQIGFQLSYLAAVSLVYSGTIFKQTKNELARSFCITLVCQLLVYPLLLYHFYELSLSSFIVNIMFVPLFSLVILPFNLVVFVLTYLPLPLADMLFIVYEPLRHLLTDMIFYMQGLPFQLWSPGKPTIWLSCVAMLSVLVSFYYLETRRYGKAIVILFIPALWIHLSPILYSETKITFLNVGQGDSIVIELPFRKAVYVIDAGGVLRFEKEQWKKTDRPYEVGKQVVVPFLKGKGIRAIDIFIATHADADHVEGAEEVLQEIKMKEIHVTPGSLEQPVMRDLLKEAKKFKVPIKEKMQGTAWHIREVGFYYLWPQDTFYEGNDDSLVLYMQQRGFTALFTGDLEQYGEQQLIKRYGHLIANLTLLKAGHHGSKTSSIESFVELLQPQLTIFSAGLQNRYGHPHEEVVQRFTSRNLATFTTGVDGTIEIRIRGNTTWSVSKIEKGLVQ; from the coding sequence ATGTTAATACTTCTTTTAGCACTGTGGCTCATCATAAAAGATGAGTCACGTTTTCTTGCAACGCTTGTAATGGCTTGTGGGTTACTATCGTATTTTTTCCTTTCAATCTATCATTTGTCGGAACCTTCCCCTTTACCGTCAACCTTCCCATTAACATGGTCAAATGACTATAAAATTAACGGTCAAACACTTCGAGGATTTGCAACAACCACAGATGGCCAAAAACTTTATGTTGTTTATACATTTTCTTCTGAGCAAGAGAAAAAGCTATATGAAAATACGTCCCTAACAGGCGTAACCTATTTAGCAAAAGGTGAACTTGTTGAGCCATCACCTGCTGCTCATACTTATGCATTTTCAATGTCAGATTATTTAACGAGTAAGGGAGCAATAGGTATAGTTGAAATCACGAATTGGAGTTACGTAGAAAAGCAAACTTCCTTCGTTACCTTCCTTGCAGAACGAAGATACAGCATAGAAAAGCATATTGAACGTACTTTTCCAAAATCCCTTGTAGTAGAGGCACAAGCACTTTTAATTGGGGAGAAGGACCAAATGGATGATGAATTGCAGCGTGCTTATCAAAAGTTAGGTATTACGCATTTATTTGCAATTTCAGGTTTACATGTAGCATTGATGTCTTGGCTATTTTTTGAAGGATTACTTAGAATAGGCGTTCGCAAAGAATTGGCTACGGTTGTTCTATTGATCCTCTTACCCGTTTATGGCGTCATTGCAGGAGGCGCACCTTCTGTGTGGCGTGCGGTTTCTGTGGTCGAATTAATGATGATACTGCGCATGATTAAGTTGGACCTACCAATGGATGATGCATTAGCTTTTAGCTTTATAGGCTTTGTCTTGCTTGAACCTGGCGTCATTTTTCAAATAGGCTTCCAACTATCCTATCTAGCAGCCGTAAGTCTTGTTTATTCCGGCACCATTTTTAAACAAACAAAAAATGAGCTTGCTCGCTCTTTTTGCATTACACTCGTGTGCCAGCTGCTCGTCTATCCTTTATTACTTTATCATTTTTATGAACTATCCCTATCCTCGTTCATTGTAAATATTATGTTTGTTCCACTCTTTTCCCTTGTAATATTGCCCTTTAATCTAGTGGTCTTTGTTCTAACGTATCTTCCCTTACCACTTGCAGACATGTTATTTATTGTCTACGAACCATTACGTCATTTGTTAACCGATATGATTTTTTACATGCAGGGGCTACCTTTCCAATTATGGTCACCAGGTAAACCAACTATTTGGCTTAGTTGTGTAGCAATGTTAAGTGTTCTAGTGAGCTTTTATTACTTAGAAACAAGACGATATGGGAAGGCAATTGTCATCCTCTTCATACCAGCCCTTTGGATTCATTTATCACCCATATTGTATAGCGAAACAAAGATCACGTTTTTAAACGTTGGACAAGGGGACAGTATCGTGATTGAATTACCATTTAGGAAAGCTGTGTATGTCATTGACGCGGGAGGGGTATTGCGATTTGAAAAAGAGCAATGGAAGAAAACAGATAGACCTTATGAGGTGGGAAAGCAAGTTGTAGTGCCGTTTTTAAAAGGCAAGGGTATAAGAGCTATCGACATTTTTATTGCCACACATGCAGATGCAGATCATGTAGAAGGGGCAGAGGAAGTTTTACAAGAGATTAAAATGAAGGAAATTCATGTTACGCCGGGTTCATTGGAACAGCCTGTCATGAGAGATTTATTGAAGGAGGCAAAGAAATTCAAAGTTCCCATCAAGGAAAAGATGCAGGGGACAGCGTGGCATATCAGAGAGGTGGGTTTTTATTATTTATGGCCTCAAGATACCTTTTATGAAGGAAATGATGATTCACTTGTTTTATACATGCAGCAGAGGGGGTTTACAGCGCTTTTTACCGGCGATTTGGAGCAATATGGTGAACAACAGCTAATTAAGCGTTACGGGCATCTAATAGCCAATCTAACACTACTTAAGGCAGGTCACCATGGTAGTAAAACATCAAGTATAGAATCATTTGTCGAGTTACTCCAACCGCAATTAACGATTTTCAGTGCAGGTCTCCAGAATCGCTATGGACATCCACATGAAGAAGTGGTCCAACGTTTTACAAGTCGGAATTTGGCGACTTTTACAACAGGAGTAGATGGAACAATTGAAATTCGTATTCGTGGCAATACTACATGGTCAGTGTCAAAAATTGAAAAAGGCCTTGTCCAATGA
- a CDS encoding ComE operon protein 2 — MERITWDQFFMAQSHLLALRSTCTRLAVGATVVRDKRIIAGGYNGSITGDEHCIEKGCYVVDNHCVRTVHAEMNALLQCAKYGTPTKGADLYVTHFPCLPCTKSIIQAGIERVYYATDYKNNPYAQELFEKAGVEVVHVPFDERKIDFLRDEKLALYTEILDELRESGVSQEKLLPYEQKVSALFGIKL; from the coding sequence ATGGAGCGAATTACTTGGGATCAATTTTTTATGGCACAAAGCCATTTACTCGCATTACGAAGTACATGTACTAGACTAGCAGTAGGAGCAACTGTGGTACGTGATAAACGCATTATTGCAGGTGGTTATAATGGGTCTATTACAGGAGATGAACATTGTATTGAAAAGGGATGTTATGTAGTGGACAATCATTGTGTTCGTACGGTGCATGCCGAAATGAATGCATTGCTACAATGCGCTAAATATGGAACACCAACAAAAGGTGCAGATTTGTATGTAACTCATTTCCCATGTCTACCATGTACAAAGTCCATTATTCAAGCAGGGATTGAACGTGTGTATTATGCAACAGACTATAAAAATAATCCATATGCTCAGGAATTATTTGAAAAAGCAGGAGTGGAAGTCGTTCATGTACCCTTTGATGAGCGTAAAATTGATTTTTTGCGAGATGAAAAACTAGCCTTGTACACAGAGATTCTAGATGAGCTTCGCGAGAGTGGTGTGTCACAAGAAAAATTGCTCCCATATGAACAGAAGGTGAGCGCATTATTTGGCATCAAGCTTTAA
- a CDS encoding helix-hairpin-helix domain-containing protein produces MLQSLWQKYKKSMLFPGILVLSGLCYFYFSSSDSSPPQEELIETIQPIEENNLIDSTKETAIQQVFVDIKGAVLYPGVYELQQDQRIRDAVQLAGGYTEDADTQLINHAQKVRDEMVIYIPEKGEQLEEGTTNFISLPAENNSNEQKININKADVSALSTLPGIGPSKAQSILSYREENGPFQKIDDLKNVSGIGDKTFEKLQDSITVN; encoded by the coding sequence ATGCTCCAATCTTTATGGCAAAAGTATAAAAAAAGTATGTTATTCCCCGGCATACTCGTACTCAGTGGACTTTGTTACTTCTATTTTTCGAGTTCAGACTCTTCACCTCCCCAAGAAGAGCTCATCGAAACAATCCAACCTATTGAAGAAAATAACCTTATTGATTCGACTAAAGAAACGGCTATACAGCAAGTGTTTGTTGATATAAAGGGTGCTGTACTATACCCAGGTGTTTATGAGCTTCAGCAAGACCAACGTATTCGAGATGCTGTCCAACTTGCAGGCGGCTATACAGAGGATGCAGACACACAGCTTATAAATCATGCTCAAAAAGTGCGGGACGAAATGGTCATTTATATTCCCGAAAAAGGTGAACAACTAGAGGAAGGAACTACTAATTTTATTAGTTTGCCTGCTGAAAATAATAGTAATGAGCAAAAGATTAATATTAATAAAGCGGATGTGTCAGCTCTTTCAACATTGCCAGGTATTGGTCCCTCTAAAGCTCAAAGTATTCTTTCATACCGAGAGGAGAATGGTCCTTTTCAAAAGATTGATGATTTAAAAAATGTTAGTGGCATCGGTGATAAAACATTTGAGAAGTTACAAGATTCTATTACCGTAAACTAA
- a CDS encoding class I SAM-dependent DNA methyltransferase translates to MSSYERFAHVYDELQKDIPYNLYVDWVVQHAPSSQYPALLDIGCGTGVLSLLFAQAGYKVSGIDLSEEMLSIATERFTAAGYHAPLYCMSMDELDGFEALDVVTITIDSLNYVIEEQAVYTTLERIYHALRDGGQLFFDVHSLFKMNEIFLDGPFTYDDGDISYVWHTEPADYEHSVIHQMTFYVRDIASELYERFDEEHIQRTFSIDQYMTWLRTIGFDHVEITADFTDEAPEYDSERIFIRAVK, encoded by the coding sequence GTGAGTAGTTACGAACGCTTTGCCCATGTCTATGATGAGCTACAAAAGGATATTCCTTATAATCTTTATGTAGATTGGGTTGTACAACATGCACCAAGTAGTCAATATCCAGCATTGTTAGATATTGGTTGTGGAACGGGTGTGCTTAGCTTGTTATTTGCACAGGCTGGCTATAAGGTCAGCGGTATAGATTTATCAGAAGAGATGTTATCCATTGCTACAGAACGTTTTACTGCTGCAGGATATCATGCACCTTTATATTGTATGTCTATGGATGAATTAGACGGCTTTGAGGCATTGGACGTTGTTACAATTACTATAGACTCCCTTAATTATGTGATAGAGGAGCAAGCTGTCTATACGACATTAGAACGTATCTATCATGCTCTGCGAGACGGGGGACAGCTATTTTTTGACGTCCACTCCTTATTTAAAATGAATGAGATCTTTTTAGATGGACCGTTTACGTATGATGATGGAGATATTAGCTATGTATGGCATACAGAACCTGCAGATTACGAGCATTCCGTTATCCATCAAATGACTTTTTATGTTCGAGATATCGCGAGTGAATTATATGAGCGTTTTGACGAAGAGCATATTCAACGCACCTTCTCTATTGACCAGTATATGACTTGGTTGCGTACCATAGGTTTTGATCATGTTGAAATTACAGCAGATTTTACAGATGAAGCACCAGAATATGACAGCGAGCGCATTTTTATTCGTGCAGTAAAATAA
- the rsfS gene encoding ribosome silencing factor produces MTSTLLQAAYKAIDDKHGEDIVVLNMQGISLLADYFIIAHGNSDRQVQAIARELQDIAEKEGYEIRRIEGFDAARWVLVDLGDVVAHVFHKDERAYYNLERLWGDAPQLDMPEA; encoded by the coding sequence ATGACTTCAACTTTATTACAAGCAGCGTACAAAGCAATCGACGACAAACATGGTGAGGATATTGTCGTTTTAAATATGCAAGGAATTTCCCTTTTAGCGGATTATTTTATCATTGCTCACGGTAACTCAGATCGCCAAGTGCAAGCTATTGCGCGTGAATTGCAAGATATAGCGGAAAAAGAGGGCTATGAAATCCGCCGTATCGAGGGCTTCGATGCAGCTCGTTGGGTACTTGTAGACTTAGGTGATGTAGTGGCACATGTTTTCCATAAGGATGAGCGTGCTTATTATAATTTAGAGCGTCTATGGGGCGATGCACCACAATTAGACATGCCTGAGGCCTAA